A window from Betta splendens chromosome 1, fBetSpl5.4, whole genome shotgun sequence encodes these proteins:
- the rnf11a gene encoding RING finger protein 11a — MGNCLFSQGADDLSLLNESEGGSLPGEPPPPYQERVQPALVYHPTPGENRLASQLTEEEQVRIAQRIGLIQHLPRGAFDPGSDPSDKKVKECVICMMDFDYGDAIRFLPCLHIYHVDCIDPWLMRSFTCPSCMEPVDAALLSTYETN; from the exons ATGGGGAACTGCCTGTTTTCGCAAGGTGCGGATGACCTGTCGTTGCTGAACGAGTCCGAGGGCGGCAGTCTGCCCGGGGAGCCTCCGCCGCCCTACCAG GAGCGGGTCCAGCCAGCGCTGGTGTACCACCCCACGCCGGGGGAGAATCGTCTGGCCAGCCAGCTGACCGAGGAGGAGCAGGTCCGCATCGCCCAGCGCATCGGCCTCATCCAGCACCTGCCCAGAGGCGCCTTCGACCCCGGCTCCGACCCCTCTGACAAGAAAGTTAAAGA gtgcGTGATCTGCATGATGGATTTTGACTACGGCGATGCCATTCGGTTCTTGCCCTGCCTTCACATCTACCACGTGGACTGCATTGACCCCTGGCTGATGCGCTCCTTCACCTGCCCTTCCTGCATGGAGCCCGTCGATGCCGCCCTGCTGTCTACTTACGAAACCAACTGA
- the LOC114859714 gene encoding heme oxygenase-like: METGNKSQTAAEQLTDRDLSEQIKKVTKESHVRAENTQLMLSFQRGQVTLAQYKLLLCSLHDIYQALEEALDRNCNHPGVAPIYFPAELARLESIQKDLEHFYGQNWRERIVVPAATQRYCHRLRQIGEENPEFLVAHAYTRYLGDLSGGQILGRIAQRSMGLKSNEGLSFFAFPGVSSANLFKQLYRSRMNNLELTEEQRNGVLEEAVRSFELNIQVFDDLQKMVNLTESQKTHSTHSEPEKSLQLPGTSVSASPLLRMFLGLFVALATVSMGIYVL; the protein is encoded by the exons ATGGAGACAGGGAATAAGAGCCAgacagcagctgagcagctgacAGACAG GGACCTGTCGGAGCAAATCAAAAAGGTGACGAAGGAGAGTCACGTCAGAGCGGAGAACACGCAGCTGATGCTGAGCTTCCAGAGGGGACAGGTCACTCTTGCGCAATATAAG ctcctcctgtgcTCGCTGCATGACATCTACCAGGCtctggaggaggcgctggacaGGAACTGCAACCACCCCGGTGTCGCACCCATTTACTTCCCCGCTGAACTGGCCAGGCTGGAGTCCATCCAGAAAGACCTGGAGCACTTCTACGGCCAGAACTGGAGGGAGAGGATCGTCGTCCCTGCAGCGACGCAGAGATACTGCCACAGACTCAGACAG ATTGGTGAGGAAAACCCAGAGTTCCTGGTCGCCCACGCCTACACTCGGTACCTCGGGGACCTGTCCGGGGGGCAGATCTTGGGGCGAATTGCCCAGAGGTCCATGGGGCTGAAGAGCAACGAGGGTCTGTCGTTCTTCGCGTTTCCCGGCGTCTCCAGCGCCAACCTGTTCAAGCAGCTGTACCGCAGCCGCATGAACAACCTGGAGCtgacggaggagcagaggaacggCGTGCTGGAGGAGGCCGTCCGCTCCTTTGAGCTGAACATTCAG gtcTTTGATGATTTACAAAAGATGGTGAATCTCACGGAAAGCCAGAaaacacactccacacactccGAGCCAGAGAAGAGCCTCCAGCTCCCTGGGACCTCAGTCAGCGCTTCTCCTCTGCTCAGGATGTTCCTGGGACTGTTTGTGGCTCTGGCCACTGTCAGTATGGGAATCTATGTTCTTTAG
- the LOC114863430 gene encoding HMG box-containing protein 4-like, with product MDSVSEMSQHSGDGGCEPPGCFPFYPGWGEGGGDEDAQDKCLRLCCPAGGAVYQDTPSCRLAFLEEQHHAAGCFLACPLTPPPAGPADTAPASPPSSGVPPPATRPVTDACVPFSLTCIPAASAWDTLTSSPGCSDGGPVSAAAHLHLLGESLSLIGAHLQETDKVLCVSGSLSLLLDSLLCAVAPLVGLTAQIPELRSCSQHNLAFTLENIAYLMPGL from the exons ATGGACTCAGTCAGTGAGATGAGCCAACACTCTG GTGACGGTGGGTGTGAGCCTCCAGGCTGCTTCCCTTTCTATCCAGGCtggggtgagggaggaggagacgag GATGCACAAGACAAGTGTTTGCGCCTGTGttgcccagcagggggcgctgtttatCAG GACACTCCGAGCTGCAGGTTGGCGTTCCTAGAGGAGCAGCACCACGCGGCAGGCTGCTTCCTCGCCTGCCCGCTCACGCCGCCTCCCGCCGGGCCTGCAGACACAGCCCCTGCTTCGCCGCCGAGCTCCGGGGTTCCTCCGCCGGCGACCCGCCCCGTCACTGACGCCTGTGTTCCCTTTAGCCTCACGTGCATCCCCGCTGCCTCAGCCTGGGACACCCTCACATCCAGCCCCGGCTGCTCGGACGGCGGTCCTGTCAGTGCCGCAGCCCACCTGCACCTCCTGGGGGAGTCCCTGTCCCTGATCGGAGCCCACCTCCAGGAGACAGAT AAAGTGCTGTGTGTGTCCGGCAGCTTGTCGCTCCTGCTGGACTCACTGCTCTGCGCCGTGGCTCCTCTAGTCGGCCTCACGGCTCAGATCCcggagctgaggagctgctcACAGCACAACCTG gcttTCACTCTGGAAAACATTGCTTACCTGATGCCTGGGCTGTGA
- the LOC114861897 gene encoding uncharacterized protein LOC114861897, with amino-acid sequence MPRRSVEQTIHEHSVEGLTQLIMSRGSHSGSSAQELRLLLVGNIGCGKTLSADTVLGQPSPESHASPRSCRLRQGAFEGRAVTLVEAPRWFWSGGKMEDSVRKETARAMTLLEPGPHCILLLVPVFQFTEMEGRVPAELEEMFGEASLNHTLVLLTCGDYLMGRTVEDYLRSDSGLRQVVDRCGGRYHVINNRQRNDRDQVRELLKKVDIMVQQNGVCPIKTLRDAESEKPVPGGKREVLESYRAQNAERWESAPARGRNQETARSGEDAGDEYSAALQRRRKERRDEVEGRAGVRRESNGLQSAPAPRPEGSTHADEDWRRNRTPSFKLNADGALLSQMSEAKPKKVISTLHHRINSFEEQSPSLSPTSSPRSPPFSSNSPSSSAFADSAFSEPSSPSSSAFAFSPPPLPSPAPPTAASSSPELRLVLLGRSGAGKSATGNKILGREEFDSCAITQECDKKKALVGGRRVAVVDTPDWFNSQNAPDEVRAQISSCVALSSPGPHAFLLCVPLDRPAKLELQALWALDAVFGPEAVRRHTLVLFTCEDRLRESGRAGGSSVEAYVAGQRADLLNLVERCGDRFHVMAAGDGGREGRSVEELLDKVEQMVKEAGGQFYSCPAFQEAESRVRQRQVEIARQRRRAELDRGGSAGQLSPKRRLSHMQTVAEAEEEVREDEIEDTRDEAEMSLRSMDIESLPPIAAGGLQASVLRSVVEKMQCGAEALPRLLAGGSAWARDGAMQVRSSPAWGALSSGALSVQEMVVGSSLWEKVGAGAGHVSKAVGDRVPQVVVDGSAWVGSGAKAVAASPVWGQVGSGAKLVAGTSMRVGAGIGTGAKTVARSPVWGKVGSGAKAGAQMVARSPVWEQAGAAAKRVPRALLVGAVLGLVLGVLLWGVLGGAVGAAVGSAAAEAGRRKYGKKKAAPETKDEAAARTVSDGVDSLAKTLKTE; translated from the exons ATGCCCAGACGCTCCGTGGAGCAGACGATACATGAGCACAGCGTTGAAGGTCTCACACAGCTGA TTATGAGCAGAGGAAGCCACTCCGGGTCCTCGGCCCAAGAGCTGAGGCTCCTGCTCGTGGGCAACATCGGGTGCGGGAAGACGCTGTCGGCCGACACCGTCCTCGGGCAGCCGTCCCCCGAGTCCCACGCGTCCCCGCGGAGCTGCCGGCTGCGGCAGGGGGCCTTCGAGGGCCGGGCCGTGACCCTGGTGGAGGCGCCGCGGTGGTTCTGGAGCGGCGGGAAGATGGAGGACAGCGTGAGGAAGGAGACGGCCCGGGCGATGACCCTGCTGGAGCCCGGTCCACACTGTATTCTGCTGCTGGTGCCCGTCTTCCAGTTTACAGAG ATGGAGGGTCGAGTCCctgcggagctggaggagatgttTGGGGAGGCCTCGCTTAATCACACCCTGGTCCTGCTGACCTGCGGGGACTACTTAATGGGAAGGACAGTGGAG GACTACCTGCGGAGTGACTCCGGCCTGAGGCAGGTCGTCGATCGCTGTGGGGGCAGATACCACGTCATCAACAACCGCCAGCGAAACGACCGGGACCAGGTCCGAGAGCTGCTTAAGAAA GTGGACATCATGGTGCAGCAGAACGGGGTGTGTCCCATCAAAACGCTCCGGGACGCCGAGTCTGAGAAACCAGTGCCGGGAGGAAAACGGGAGGTTCTGGAAAGTTACCGAGCTCAAAACGCGGAGAGGTGGGAGTCGGCGCCGGCACGCGGTCGCAACCAGGAAACGGCGAGGAGCGGCGAGGACGCGGGAGACGAGTACAGCGCCgccctgcagaggaggaggaaggagcgcaGGGACGAGGTGGAGGGACGGGCGGGCGTGAGGCGGGAGTCCAACGGGCTGCAGTCGGCTCCCGCTCCGAGGCCCGAGGGGTCCACTCACGCGGATGAGGACTGGAGGCGGAACAGGACGCCCAGCTTCAAACTCAACGCAG ATGGAGCCCTGCTCTCACAAATGTCTGAGGCCAAGCCGAAGAAGGTGATCAGCACCT TGCACCACAGAATCAACAGCTTCGAGGAGcagtctccctccctctctcctacTTCCTCCCCTCGCTCGCCTCCTTTCTCCTCTAACTCTCCCTCGTCTTCGGCCTTCGCCGACTCAGCGTTTTCTGAGCCTTCATCCCCCTCCTCATCGGCCTttgccttctctcctcccccgcTCCCTTCGCCCGCCCCTCCGACCGCCGCCTCCTCGTCTCCGGAGCTGCGCCTGGTGCTGCTCGGGCGCTCCGGCGCAGGGAAGAGTGCGACGGGCAACAAAATCCTGGGTCGGGAGGAGTTTGATTCCTGCGCCATTACTCAGGAGTGCGACAAAAAGAAGGCGCTGGTTGGAGGAAGAAGG GTGGCAGTAGTGGACACCCCGGACTGGTTCAATTCCCAGAACGCCCCGGATGAGGTGCGAGCTCAGATCTCCTCCTGCGTCGCCCTGTCCAGTCCGGGCCCTCACGCCTTCCTCCTGTGCGTCCCCTTGGACCGGCCCgcgaagctggagctgcaggcccTGTGGGCCCTCGACGCCGTCTTCGGCCCAGAAGCGGTGCGGAGGCACACGCTGGTGCTGTTCACCTGCGAGGACCGACTGAGGGAGAGCGGGAGGGCGGGCGGCAGCAGCGTGGAGGCGTACGTGGCCGGTCAGAGGGCGGACCTGTTGAACCTGGTGGAGAGGTGCGGGGACCGGTTCCACGTGATGGCGGCGGGGGACGGGGGGCGCGAGGGGAGGagcgtggaggagctgctggacaagGTGGAGCAGATGGTGAAGGAGGCCGGGGGACAGTTCTACTCCTGCCCTGCTTTCCAGGAGGCCGAGAGCCGAGTGAGGCAGAGGCAGGTGGAGAtagcgaggcagaggaggcgggcggagctggacagaggaggcagcgccgGGCAGCTGAGCCCCAAGAGGCGCCTGTCCCACATGCAGACCGTGgcggaggccgaggaggaggtgagagaggacGAGATTGAGGACACCAGGGATGAGGCGGAGATGAGCCTGAGGTCCATGGACATCGAGAGCCTCCCCCCCATCGCGGCCGGCGGCCTGCAGGCCTCGGTGCTGCGCTCCGTGGTGGAGAAGATGCAGTGCGGCGCCGAGGCCCTGCCCCGGCTGCTGGCCGGAGGCTCGGCGTGGGCGAGAGACGGCGCCATGCAGGTCCGGAGCAGCCCGGCGTGGGGGGCGCTTAGCAGCGGGGCGCTCAGCGTGCAGGAGATGGTGGTCGGCAGCTCCCTGTGGGAGAAGGTGGGAGCCGGCGCCGGACACGTGTCCAAGGCGGTGGGAGATCGGGTCCCCCAGGTGGTGGTGGACGGTTCTGCGTGGGTGGGCTCCGGAGCCAAAGCGGTGGCAGCTAGTCCCGTGTGGGGACAGGTCGGGTCCGGGGCCAAGCTAGTGGCCGGCACGTCCATGCGGGTCGGAGCGGGGATCGGGACGGGGGCCAAGACCGTGGCCCGAAGCCCGGTGTGGGGGAAGGTGGGTTCTGGGGCCAAAGCGGGGGCCCAAATGGTGGCCCGGAGCCCGGTGTGGGAGCAGGCGGGAGCTGCGGCCAAGCGGGTTCCCAGGGCGCTGCTGGTGGGTGCGGTGCTGGGGCTGGTGCTCGGCGTGCTGCTGTGGGGGGTGCTCGGCGGCGCCGTCGGGGCGGCGGTCGGGTCTGCGGCAGCGGAAGCGGGCCGACGGAAATACGGCAAAAAGAAGGCGGCGCCGGAGACAAAGGACGAAGCTGCGGCGAGAACAGTGAGCGACGGCGTGGACTCTTTGGCCAAGACGCTGAAAACTGAATGA
- the lyl1 gene encoding protein lyl-1 encodes MMEKLSPSEPPASSPDLPRPSSTPSPASVGRRSPAHNHALASPRGANRPEHGDARAPGSRQSAITPAAAVTIHHTDAEQEDKPGGSPATTPSSPAAAAVSRSPTLSSPPPLLPAPAKTSPCPLPPPASAPFVPSSSTPSPLPPHVPVISLGHSKPPLPLPGTPLTALHPIPNLLHRPHGSLCRSQLTCLSVASPGGPAGPGGPVVPAVPSSGSLLHQQYLPAHSFFSSSYLGPVGGNYGVLNNSRIKRRPSSHFEMESNDCPPQKLARRVFTNSRERWRQQNVNGAFSELRKLIPTHPPDKKLSKNEILRLAVKYINFLVTLLNDQAQDRGSDSADDEAEDEGAAAGPDAGPQNPLFRARGAAPPAARSASAGARADRDSTDSAAALAHSPATSSCYGDTDSEESFGAKTSVVTHGILGKVKGQIRMMAATNDER; translated from the exons ATGATGGAGAAGCTGAGCCCCAGCGAGCCGCCTGCCTCGTCCCCAGACCTACCccgcccctcctccaccccctctccgGCCAGCGTAGGGCGGCGCAGCCCCGCCCACAACCACGCGCTAGCGTCGCCGCGGGGCGCTAACCGGCCGGAGCACGGAGACGCCCGCGCCCCCGGCTCAAGGCAGTCGGCCATCACGCCAGCCGCCGCGGTGACCATCCACCACACGGACGCTGAGCAGGAGGACAAGCCGGGAGGATCGCCAgccaccaccccctcctctcccgCCGCGGCCGCCGTCAGCAGGTCCCCGACGCTCTCGTCTCCGCCCCCGCTGCTCCCAGCGCCGGCCAAGACCTCCCCGTGTCCTCTCCCACCCCCAGCGTCGGCGCCGTTCGTCCCCTCGTCCTCCACGCCTTCCCCACTCCCTCCACACGTTCCGGTCATCAGCCTCGGACACAGCAAACCCCCCCTGCCTCTCCCCGGCACCCCCTTGACCGCCCTCCATCCCATCCCCAACCTCCTCCACCGGCCCCACGGGAGCCTGTGCCGCAGCCAGCTCACCTGCTTGTCCGTGGCCAGTCCCGGAGGCCCCGCGGGGCCCGGAGGCCCCGTCGTCCCCGCGGTTCCCTCGTCGGGCTCCCTGTTACACCAGCAGTACCTGCCAGCGCACTCTTTCTTCAGCAG CTCCTACCTGGGTCCTGTAGGAGGAAACTATGGCGTCCTCAACAACAGCCGCATCAAGAGGCGACCCTCGTCACACTTTGAGATGGAGAGCAATGACT GTCCTCCTCAGAAACTCGCCCGCCGCGTCTTCACCAACAGCCGCGAGCGCTGGCGGCAGCAGAACGTCAACGGGGCCTTCTCCGAGCTGAGAAAGCTCATCCCCACGCACCCGCCGGACAAGAAGCTCAGCAAGAACGAAATCCTGCGCCTGGCGGTCAAGTACATCAACTTCCTGGTCACTCTGCTCAACGACCAGGCGCAGGACAGGGGCAGCGACTCGGCGGACGACGAGGCCGAGGACGAGGGCGCCGCGGCCGGGCCGGACGCCGGCCCGCAGAACCCCCTGTTCCGGGcccgcggcgccgcgccgcccGCGGCCCGGTCGGCCTCGGCGGGCGCCCGCGCCGACAGGGACTCCACGGACTCGGCCGCGGCCCTGGCTCACTCCCCGGCGACGTCCAGTTGCTATGGTGACACGGACAGCGAGGAAAGCTTCGGGGCAAAGACGTCTGTAGTGACCCATGGCATTCTGGGAAAGGTCAAGGGTCAGATAAGAATGATGGCAGCTACGAATGATGAGCGGTGA